CCTTTTCCGCGTTGAATTTGCCAGCGTGCATTTGGCCGCGCTTGCCGATGACCATGACGACATCTGTGAAAAAGACGTTCACTTCACTGCCTTGGTGGAATTCCACGGCGGTTAAAGCTTCGGCGTGGCCAGCACATTCGCCTGCTTCGATTGGCAGGCCAGCGAAAACATCGCGGCCGATTTGCTGAACAACCGGAATCTTTTCCATGTCCGGGTTTGACGGAACATAGAGGTTGGCTGCGGTTGGGGCAGGAATCTTGACGTTTTGGTCCATGAACGTTTTGAGCTCACTGACGTCGTATTGCGGGTAAGTGACGCCGTAATCGGCAAACGCCGGATCCGTTAGCTGATGAATCTGCTTATCTGGATTCAACTGCTGAATCTTTTCAAAAGTTGACATTTGATGGCTTCTTTCCAAAATTAGTAATTTTCAATCGTGACTTTGGCAAAATAGGTATCGAACTTCGCCGGGTTGACGAAGCCGGTTTCTGCTTCCATCGTGTTGAGCATCCCAGTGGTCATCGCCGTCTTCATAATGTCTTCGTCAGACTTGCCATCGTGAATGCCCATGGCGAGCCCGGCTAAGGTTGAATCACCAGAACCAACCGGATTGACGACCTGAATCTTAGGAATGGCGGCGTGATAGAACTTGTCTTGATGCTTAACAAAGGCGCCTGCCGATCCCAAGGAAACGACAATCCAATCAACGCCATCAAAAATCGGATCCTGGAGGTCTTGTTTCAACGCGGCATAATCGGTTTTATCGACTTCGCGGTTAAGCAAGCCGGCAAGTTCTTCTTCGTTTGGTTTGATCAAAAGGGGCTTCACTGGCGCTTCGAGTGCGGACTTCAAAGTAGCGCCGGATGTATCAAGCAAGACTTTAACGTTTTTGGCGCCGGCGTGGGCGATCATTTGCGTGTAATAGTCTTCCGGAAGTCCTTGCGGCATGGAGCCGGAAATCGTCAGCAGATCGGCCTGATCCAGCAACTTGTCAAAGTGATCGAGAAACTTTTGTGCATCTTCAGGGGTAATTGTTGGTCCGGCTTCAAGAATCTCGGTTTGCTTGCCGCCATCATGAAGCATCGCGATGGAACTACGGGTTTCCGCATCGATCGGCAGAAAATCATGGGCGATGCCATCGCGATCCAATTGATTCTCCAACCATTTGCCAAAATAGCCGCCAATAAAGCCAGTCGCAGTAAGATCGTGATCCAGCATGTGAATTACCCGGGAAACATTCAGCCCCTTACCGCCAGCGGTCTTGCGAACATTTTTGACGCGATTCACCGTGTCGATTTTAAGATGTTCGAGTGGGTAGGAAACGTCGATTGAGGGGTTTAAAGTGACGGTTAAAATCATTTGTTCTTCTCCTTCTGAGCGAGAGCTGGCGTGCATTCATTCAAACGTAACACTGCACTGCCGCCAGTCGTTCATTTAATAAAAGCCGATTCCCTGGGGAGTCGGCTTTTATGGCCTACACACGAACTAATCGTGAGTAACCTTGTCCGTCCAAGGGGTGGCAGTCTCAGCCAAAACCTTGTTCAAACGATCGATGTTAGCTTTGCCTTCGGTTTCCAGCCACTTCTTGCCGGCAGCTTCGCCTTCAGCAGCAAATGGCTTAACGCCTGGCTTCCAGGTTGCCCGACCGCAGAGAACACCATTAAAGGTTGAGCCTGCTTCCTTAGCGAATTTGAGTTCTTCGAGGAATAATTCATTTGAAACGCCTGCCGAAAGGAAAATAAACGGCAGATCGGTGGCATCGGACTGCGTCTTGTAGTACTTAGCGGCTTCTTCCTTGGTATAAACTGGGGTTACACCTTCATCAGTAAAGCCTTCAACAAACTTCTGGTCAACCGGAACTTCAACTTTGAGGACAGAAACGTTGTACTGTGGCTTGCTGAATTCCTTGGTGATCTTGATAACCTTTTCTGGCTTGGCCTTGGCCCATGCAGCAGTGCCGGTTTCGTTGGTCTTGCCATCATAGGAGACCAATTCAAGGAACAGCGGCAGGTCGTTGGCCTTAGCTTCAGCACCGACACGTTCAACGAAGGCATATTTGCGATCGTTGATTGAGTCTGGTTCGTCTGGATCAATGTACAGCAAGAACTTGACCGCGTCGCCGCCTTCGTTCTTGATGCGCAAGGCACTCTGGTTGTCGATCAAATCAGGGAAGCGGCCAGGTTCGGTGGCATCGTAGCCAGTCTTTTCGTAAGAAAGCAACAGGCCGGCTTGAGGTGCCCGAACTTTTGCAGCTGGCAAGCCATATTCCGGATCCAGCAAAATGGAGCTAGCGTACTTGGTTAATTCTTCAGATACAGCTTTTTTGAAATCAACAATCGTAGTTTCGTCAGCCGGTTTGTTGGCAGCAGCTGCCAGCATTTTCTTCAGGGAACCACGTTGGTCAATGGCCAAAGCGGAGATAACATTGTTGTCATCGGAAAGTTTTTGTAAGTGCTTAAATTGACCAGCAGTAAGGGTAACAGTCATATGAAAATTCCTCCATTAGTAAGGGCTAGTGAGCGCGTTAACGCTCATGAAGCCAAATTAATCGTGATAAACGCCTTCGTCCCACTTTTCGAGTTCAGCATCGAAGAAGTGCGGATTGTCTTTTTGTTCTGGGTTAGGCTTAGCAATTTTGTCAATCTTGTCGATGATCTTCTTGTTTTCCGGAGTTTCCTTGTAAGTTGCGTCAAGGAAAGCTTTAACCGTATCTTCAATCAAGTGGATACCGGTAACGGCACCGCCAATGCCTAACACGTTGGCATTCAATTGTTCACGTGCATAAACTGCTGAAGTTGCGTCATTGGCCATCGCGGCACGGACGCCTTCGTTTTTATCGGCAGCAGTTGAGATACCGATGCCGGTTCCGCACATTACGATACCTAAATCTGCGCGCCCATCAGCAACGTCTTCGGCAACGCGTTTGCCATAAATTGGGTAGTGGGTACGGTGCGTGTCATAGGTACCTTCATCAATTACCTTGTAGCCCATGTCTTTCAGCATGTTGGAGACTTGGATTTTTTCATTGGTGACAATGTGGTCATTTCCGATTGCAATAATCATTAGGATGAAACTTCCTTTCTTGGCTTAAATAAACGGAGACGTAACTTAGATCATTTTTTCCAACATATCTAACCGAATCTGATGACGGCCGCCAGCATATTCGGTGTCGAGGTAACGTTGAACGATCGCAATGGCACGATCAGGGCCGGTGATGCCGGTACCGATCGCAATTGCCTTGGCGCCATTGTGTTCAGCGGTCATGTGCGCCGTGTTTTCTTCTTGAACAACGGCAGTGACCATACCCTTAACCTTATTAGAAGCCATAGCTGAGCCAACGCCATAGCGGTCGAACATAATCGCTTTGTGAGCGTCGCCGTTCAGCAACTTCTTTGTAACTGCCAAAGCAGATTCAACAAAATCTTCAGCAGGTTCAGGGGTTACATCAGCAACTTGATACTGATGATCCTCCAAATACTTCTTAACCTGTTCCTTCATTGCAAATCCGTCTTTGTCTGCACCAATAATGACATCCATGATATACTATTCTCCTTCTTTGTTTGTGAGCGTGAGCTGGCACGGTTAGGAGCCGGACTATAAGTGGCCTTGGGCGTGTGATGGCCGGGCTTTGGCCATTGCGACCCAGGCTCTTATACGCAGGCTTCTGTGCCAGCGAACGCGTTATGATTTTCCTACGATAACAGAGG
Above is a window of Lacticaseibacillus casei DSM 20011 = JCM 1134 = ATCC 393 DNA encoding:
- a CDS encoding tagatose-bisphosphate aldolase, which encodes MTVTLTAGQFKHLQKLSDDNNVISALAIDQRGSLKKMLAAAANKPADETTIVDFKKAVSEELTKYASSILLDPEYGLPAAKVRAPQAGLLLSYEKTGYDATEPGRFPDLIDNQSALRIKNEGGDAVKFLLYIDPDEPDSINDRKYAFVERVGAEAKANDLPLFLELVSYDGKTNETGTAAWAKAKPEKVIKITKEFSKPQYNVSVLKVEVPVDQKFVEGFTDEGVTPVYTKEEAAKYYKTQSDATDLPFIFLSAGVSNELFLEELKFAKEAGSTFNGVLCGRATWKPGVKPFAAEGEAAGKKWLETEGKANIDRLNKVLAETATPWTDKVTHD
- a CDS encoding DUF4867 family protein codes for the protein MSTFEKIQQLNPDKQIHQLTDPAFADYGVTYPQYDVSELKTFMDQNVKIPAPTAANLYVPSNPDMEKIPVVQQIGRDVFAGLPIEAGECAGHAEALTAVEFHQGSEVNVFFTDVVMVIGKRGQMHAGKFNAEKDAKLFFVPAGTVVEFFSDTLHYSPCEAHASGFKFIVMLIRGSNQPLPADYHTDNKLIVKQNKFQVVHATRTDKIKQRIQVGVTGELVKVAHLD
- the lacB gene encoding galactose-6-phosphate isomerase subunit LacB, which gives rise to MIIAIGNDHIVTNEKIQVSNMLKDMGYKVIDEGTYDTHRTHYPIYGKRVAEDVADGRADLGIVMCGTGIGISTAADKNEGVRAAMANDATSAVYAREQLNANVLGIGGAVTGIHLIEDTVKAFLDATYKETPENKKIIDKIDKIAKPNPEQKDNPHFFDAELEKWDEGVYHD
- the lacA gene encoding galactose-6-phosphate isomerase subunit LacA: MDVIIGADKDGFAMKEQVKKYLEDHQYQVADVTPEPAEDFVESALAVTKKLLNGDAHKAIMFDRYGVGSAMASNKVKGMVTAVVQEENTAHMTAEHNGAKAIAIGTGITGPDRAIAIVQRYLDTEYAGGRHQIRLDMLEKMI
- the lacC gene encoding tagatose-6-phosphate kinase, translated to MILTVTLNPSIDVSYPLEHLKIDTVNRVKNVRKTAGGKGLNVSRVIHMLDHDLTATGFIGGYFGKWLENQLDRDGIAHDFLPIDAETRSSIAMLHDGGKQTEILEAGPTITPEDAQKFLDHFDKLLDQADLLTISGSMPQGLPEDYYTQMIAHAGAKNVKVLLDTSGATLKSALEAPVKPLLIKPNEEELAGLLNREVDKTDYAALKQDLQDPIFDGVDWIVVSLGSAGAFVKHQDKFYHAAIPKIQVVNPVGSGDSTLAGLAMGIHDGKSDEDIMKTAMTTGMLNTMEAETGFVNPAKFDTYFAKVTIENY